The proteins below come from a single Pleuronectes platessa chromosome 3, fPlePla1.1, whole genome shotgun sequence genomic window:
- the LOC128436503 gene encoding fibrinogen-like protein 1: MTWVEALPLVLMTIRSSPGALSNQVSRALATDPEEAAGPKVKVGDWVRVKVHKRKWPEPRWTGPYEVKEVTSHSAQVKASQSACALLTRRLNTIGGARGLTLIQLLIGSLIMGTPRTSVALLLQLAACMAAPVPCEDKVVSLKVEIQGLVNVINDQHRYIQELHNSQAQQLENIPNLHLGPENLYRDCSEVFADGNVASGLYVILPDGSPSALSVYCDMSNGGGWTVFQRRRDGKEIFDREWVEYKHGFGDLYSPDGEFWLGNEPLHYLTSQGNYDLHIDMEDFEGNQRFAEYKNFKVDNEKDEYQIHLGEYTGNAGDALVDVHTPPSAGQKWTGPSGVKFSTFDQTNSDQENSDAQCIRHSKSGWWFSRCDSGNLNGHYYKGPSQAMAEDEVVWYTWHGWWYSIKSVVMMVRAAELKHPLPVIAPLLGQLDSIGSDVDAARGQ; this comes from the exons ATGACATGGGTTGAAGCCCTGCCATTGGTGTTGATGACAATAAGGTCATCCCCAGGCG CTCTCTCCAATCAGGTCTCCAGGGCCCTGGCGACTGAtccggaggaagctgcaggaccgAAGGTAAAAGTTGGTGACTGGGTAAGAGTCAAGGTTCACAAGAGAAAGTGGCCAGAACCCAGGTGGACTGGACCGTACGAGGTGAAGGAAGTTACTTCACACTCGGCCCAGGTCAAAG CATCACAATCGGCTTGCGCGCTGCTCACCCGCAGACTGAACACGATCGGCGGGGCCCGGGGGCTCAC TTTGATTCAGTTACTGATTGGATCGTTGATTATGGGAACTCCGAGGACATCGGTGGCCCTTCTTCTTCAGCTGGCTGCATGCATGGCC GCCCCGGTGCCGTGTGAGGACAAGGTGGTCAGTTTGAAAGTGGAGATCCAGGGTCTGGTGAACGTCATCAATGACCAGCACCGCTACATCCAGGAGCTTCACAACAGCCAGGcccagcagctggagaacatTCCCAACTTACACCTGGGTCCCGAGAACCTGTACAGAG ACTGTTCTGAGGTGTTTGCAGACGGTAACGTGGCCAGTGGGCTCTATGTGATCCTCCCTGACGGCTCTCCATCTGCTCTGAGTGTTTACTGTGACATGAGCAATGGAGGAGGATGGACCGTctttcagaggaggagagacggcaAAGAGATCTTtgacag AGAATGGGTGGAGTATAAACACGGATTTGGAGACCTCTACTCCCCCGATGGAGAATTCTGGCTGGGAAATGAACCTCTACACTATCTCACCTCCCAAG GAAACTACGACCTACACATTGACATGGAGGACTTTGAGGGAAATCAACGCTTTGCAGAGTACAAGAACTTCAAAGTGGACAATGAAAAG GACGAGTACCAGATACATTTGGGAGAGTACACTGGGAATGCAGGGGACGCGCTGGTTGATGTTCACACTCCCCCCTCTGCTGGGCAGAAATGGACAGGACCAAGTGGGGTCAAATTCAGTACCTTTGATCAGACGAACAGCGATCAGGAAAATAGCGACGCCCAGTGTATCAGACACAGCAAGTCAGGCTGGTGGTTTAGCAG GTGTGATTCAGGGAATCTAAACGGCCATTACTACAAAGGGCCCTCCCAAGCCATGGCTGAGGACGAGGTGGTGTGGTATACATGGCACGGTTGGTGGTACTCCATCAAATCTGTAGTCATGATGGTGCGAGCTGCTGAACTCAAGCATCCACTGCCAGTCATCGCTCCTTTACTTGGGCAACTTGACAGCATAGGCAGTGATGTTGACGCTGCTCGTGGCCAATAG